The Panicum hallii strain FIL2 chromosome 9, PHallii_v3.1, whole genome shotgun sequence genome has a window encoding:
- the LOC112876376 gene encoding uncharacterized protein LOC112876376, with product MDPESYVRSCLPAHAVVTGAILSAAAGEAYDSALTDDILRIIVSRLPIKDAVSTTVLSKRWVRLWSSVPPVFYDEQLSTSPESTRVAAVDCILSRHPGPFLAVHISSIEFSQRHLNEWPPLLVDKCVEDLVFVGLIGGDILNYILDSSPMLKVFSLVLIHELPLIVLLRGQNLQCVNLCCFMGSEISVLGYMDAGALLLQIGEIIVKKGTDVRPSTKVWSVRILALKVNFGVLAQLKVNFEGQPVGSDAFPMLRSCTLRYIESVTLNLPSDEQHTEFYEELDLIGCVQSQIKKVVLHDFRCSQSELSFLKYILKTANRLDSVTLVQAENSGGAMDTQLNDLAVLPWGCQACSISLLAPRQYYGWNFRRASDLSIEDPFDLVHGKEVSHFSKDFK from the exons ATGGATCCGGAGTCCTACGTCCGCTCGTGCCTTCCGGCTCACGCCGTCGTCACGGGCGCCATCCTCTCCGCTGCGGCCGGCGAGGCCTACGACAGCGCCCTCACCGATGACATCCTACGCATCATCGTCTCCCGCCTCCCCATCAAGGACGCCGTGAGCACCACCGTGCTGTCGAAGCGCTGGGTACGCCTCTGGAGCTCTGTGCCACCCGTATTCTATGATGAGCAGCTCTCCACCTCCCCCGAATCCACCCGAGTCGCCGCCGTGGACTGCATCCTGTCCAGGCACCCGGGCCCGTTTCTCGCAGTACACATCTCATCCATCGAATTCAGCCAGCGCCACCTCAACGAGTGGCCGCCTCTCCTCGTCGACAAGTGCGTTGAGGACCTCGTCTTCGTCGGCTTGATAGGAGGA GACATCCTGAATTACATCCTTGATTCCTCCCCCATGCTGAAGGTGTTTAGTCTTGTTTTGATCCATGAACTTCCTCTGATTGTGCTCCTCCGCGGTCAGAACCTCCAATGCGTCAACCTTTGCTGCTTCATGGGCAGTGAAATCAGT GTGCTTGGGTACATGGATGCAGGAGCTCTCCTGCTCCAGATTGGGGAAATCATTGTCAAG AAAGGAACAGATGTCAGGCCCAGCACCAAGGTCTGGAGCGTGAGGATCTTGGCTTTGAAGGTCAACTTTGGTGTGCTTGCTCAGCTCAAGGTCAACTTTGAAGGTCAACCTGTTGGCTCAGATGCTTTCCCAATGTTGAGATCCTGCACATTGAGGTACATAGAA TCTGTGACACTGAATCTGCCATCTGATGAGCAACATACCGAGTTCTATGAAGAGCTAGATCTCATTGGATGCGTGCAGTCACAAATCAAGAAGGTGGTTCTGCATGACTTCCGTTGCAGTCAAAGTGAGCTCTCATTCCTCAAGTATATACTGAAGACTGCAAATCGCCTTGATAGCGTCACCCTTGTGCAAGCTGAGAATTCAGGAGGTGCGATGGATACTCAACTGAATGATTTAGCTGTTCTTCCCTGGGGGTGTCAAGCTTGCTCTATTTCGCTTTTGGCCCCTAGACAATACTATGGCTGGAACTTCCGCAGGGCATCTGATCTTTCTATTGAGGACCCTTTTGATTTAGTGCATGGGAAGGAGGTGTCGCATTTCAGCAAGGATTTTAAGTAG